The following proteins are co-located in the Telopea speciosissima isolate NSW1024214 ecotype Mountain lineage chromosome 9, Tspe_v1, whole genome shotgun sequence genome:
- the LOC122638791 gene encoding uncharacterized protein LOC122638791, whose amino-acid sequence MQFSKKGKLSPRFIGPYKILVRIGPVVYRLAFPPSLEGMHDVFRVSILWKYVHNLSLVLSQEPLELAANMSYKEQPKKIMDSKIVHLRNRPIYYVKVKWCNHTEEEASWEAEVEMWVKYPSLFDLRDGAEVYAGELFFLVIKPTDKIIDQFMGLTVEGGFLNREGKIHQR is encoded by the exons ATGCAATTCagtaagaagggcaagctgagtccGAGGTTCATTGGACCTTATAAGATTCTTGTAAGAATTGGGCCAGTAGTGTACCGGTTGGCATTTCCTCCATCCTTGGAGGGTATGCATGATGTATTTCGTGTGTCCATATTGTGGAAGTACGTTCACAACCTGAGCCTTGTTCTGTCACAAGAACCACTAGAACTCGCAGCAAATATGTCTTACAAGGAGCAGCCCAAGAAGATTATGGATAGCAAGATTGTCCACCTTCGCAATCGACCTATCTactatgtgaaggtgaagtggtgtaACCATACCGaagaagaagcatcttgggaggCTGAAGTGGAAATGTGGGTGAAGTACCCCTCTCTCTTTGACTTACGAG ATGGAGCAGAGGTCTATGCCGGTGAATTGTTCTTCTTGGTTATCAAGCCGACTGATAAGATCATTGATCAGTTTATGGGGTTGACTGTCGAGGGTGGATTCCTCAACCGAGAGGGGAAAATTCATCAACGATGA